In Arthrobacter sp. SLBN-112, a genomic segment contains:
- a CDS encoding glucose 1-dehydrogenase, protein MTDQYTFRNPVTAYEKISPPKQHQPEPGLDAELEPRADLGEETYRGTGRLEGRRAIVTGADSGIGAATAIAFAREGADVVLSYLPQEEEDASRIAGIIEAAGRKAVKVPGDLKDSAACRELVDTAVAVLGGVDLLVNNAGKQVAQEDLQDISDEQFDHTLKTNVYAMFWVTKAAVPHLPAGSTIINTTSIQAYNPSPTLVDYATTKASINNFTKGLAQQLAPKGIRVNAVAPGPIWTPLQVSSGQPKEALPEFGQSTPLGRAGQPAELAPAYVFLASPESSYVVGETLNVNGGSPTP, encoded by the coding sequence ATGACTGACCAGTACACCTTCCGCAACCCCGTGACTGCCTACGAAAAGATCTCCCCACCCAAGCAGCACCAGCCTGAGCCGGGCCTTGACGCAGAGCTTGAGCCGAGGGCCGACCTGGGCGAGGAAACCTACCGCGGCACGGGCCGGCTGGAGGGCCGCCGGGCCATCGTCACCGGCGCCGACTCCGGCATCGGCGCCGCAACGGCCATCGCCTTTGCAAGGGAAGGCGCCGACGTCGTGCTTTCCTACCTGCCCCAGGAAGAGGAAGACGCCTCGCGCATCGCCGGGATCATTGAGGCTGCAGGCCGCAAGGCGGTCAAGGTGCCGGGCGACCTCAAGGACTCCGCAGCGTGCCGCGAACTGGTGGACACAGCCGTGGCCGTGCTGGGCGGGGTGGACCTCCTGGTCAACAACGCAGGAAAACAGGTTGCCCAGGAAGACCTGCAGGACATTTCCGACGAGCAGTTCGACCACACGCTGAAGACCAACGTCTACGCCATGTTCTGGGTGACCAAGGCTGCCGTGCCACATCTGCCTGCCGGGTCCACCATCATCAACACCACGTCCATCCAGGCCTACAACCCGTCGCCAACCCTGGTGGACTACGCCACCACCAAGGCCAGCATCAACAACTTCACCAAGGGCCTGGCGCAACAGCTTGCGCCCAAGGGCATCCGGGTGAATGCGGTGGCACCAGGGCCCATCTGGACCCCGCTGCAGGTGAGCAGCGGCCAGCCCAAGGAGGCGCTGCCCGAGTTCGGCCAGTCCACTCCCCTGGGCCGCGCCGGCCAGCCCGCTGAGCTGGCCCCCGCTTACGTCTTCCTGGCCTCACCCGAGTCAAGCTACGTGGTGGGCGAAACGCTGAACGTCAACGGCGGCAGCCCCACGCCCTAG
- a CDS encoding metallophosphoesterase — protein sequence MPLNLLMLADTHIPKRARHLPEQVWSAVENADVVFHAGDWVEAALLDEFERRSKRLLAVHGNNDGPELRRRLPETATATLDGVRFAMVHETGQADGRELRCEALYPDADVLVFGHSHIPWDTVSPGGLRLLNPGSPTDRRRQPACTYMEVVLDAGRLAEVRLVKVLR from the coding sequence ATGCCGTTGAACCTCCTCATGCTCGCCGATACCCATATACCCAAACGCGCCAGGCACCTGCCGGAACAGGTGTGGTCCGCCGTCGAAAACGCCGACGTGGTTTTCCACGCCGGCGACTGGGTGGAGGCGGCCCTGCTCGACGAATTCGAACGCCGGAGCAAGCGGCTGCTGGCCGTCCATGGCAATAACGACGGCCCGGAGCTGCGCCGGCGCCTGCCCGAAACGGCAACTGCCACCCTGGACGGAGTCCGCTTTGCGATGGTCCACGAGACCGGCCAGGCCGATGGACGCGAACTTCGGTGCGAAGCGTTGTACCCCGACGCCGATGTCCTGGTGTTCGGCCACAGCCATATCCCGTGGGACACCGTGTCTCCGGGCGGCCTTCGGCTGCTGAACCCCGGATCGCCCACGGACCGGCGACGCCAACCGGCCTGCACCTACATGGAGGTGGTGCTCGACGCAGGCCGCCTTGCCGAGGTCAGGCTGGTGAAAGTCCTGCGGTGA
- a CDS encoding DUF1918 domain-containing protein, protein MEAAQGDRIVVRGRNVGSADRHGVVLEVRGPGGGPPYLVRFDDGHETVMYPGGDFAVEHGQGT, encoded by the coding sequence ATGGAGGCAGCCCAAGGTGACCGGATTGTGGTGCGCGGCAGGAACGTGGGGTCCGCGGACCGGCACGGGGTGGTCCTGGAGGTGCGCGGCCCGGGCGGCGGCCCGCCCTACCTGGTCCGGTTCGACGACGGCCACGAAACGGTCATGTATCCCGGCGGTGATTTCGCCGTCGAGCACGGGCAGGGCACCTGA
- a CDS encoding NUDIX hydrolase, giving the protein MDHYPPSSLSSTPPPRTGPRDPGDAWVEGDRGRFWGRFGAAGVLAWDPARGVLLQHRAVWSHNGGTWGLPGGALHEGEEPVDGALREAYEEASVPRGHVEVLFTSVLDHGYWSYTTVVVRVRESFEPVISDPESIALLWIPVAEVHGMELHPGFAASWPDLLARLDAGESR; this is encoded by the coding sequence ATGGATCATTACCCGCCCTCCAGCCTGTCGTCCACACCGCCGCCGCGGACCGGCCCCCGCGATCCCGGCGATGCCTGGGTGGAAGGCGACCGCGGCCGGTTCTGGGGCAGGTTTGGCGCCGCCGGCGTCCTGGCCTGGGATCCCGCCAGGGGAGTCCTCCTGCAGCACCGTGCCGTGTGGAGCCACAACGGCGGAACATGGGGCCTGCCCGGCGGGGCCCTCCATGAGGGCGAAGAGCCGGTCGACGGCGCGCTCCGGGAGGCCTATGAGGAGGCTTCCGTTCCGCGCGGGCACGTGGAAGTGCTCTTTACCTCCGTGCTGGACCATGGCTACTGGTCCTACACCACCGTGGTGGTCCGTGTCCGGGAATCCTTTGAACCGGTGATCAGCGATCCGGAAAGCATTGCCCTGCTGTGGATTCCGGTGGCCGAAGTCCACGGCATGGAGCTGCATCCGGGTTTCGCGGCGTCGTGGCCGGACCTGCTGGCACGGCTGGACGCCGGCGAATCCAGGTAG
- a CDS encoding endonuclease/exonuclease/phosphatase family protein, whose amino-acid sequence MRVISYNLRKHAASGELLALARNHDVDALCLQEVDSSDLPETLGPLHLADATKGNRLGLAIYYRTSRFTALDTQSFALKKSMHDRVLAPAHERLIGTRVMDNETEHELVIGSFHAAPLTASNSLRRKQIHAAHAELLSMGRGLMTLMVGDFNYPFFTKNLDLHMKNSGYALSLSNRRTYTRYKVFKGHFDFATSLGLDIASVETLPRGNSDHLPILVTAEYGEGY is encoded by the coding sequence ATGCGCGTCATCAGCTACAACCTCCGCAAGCACGCTGCAAGCGGCGAACTTCTCGCCCTGGCACGGAATCACGACGTCGATGCACTGTGCCTCCAGGAGGTCGATTCCAGCGACCTCCCGGAAACCCTGGGGCCCCTCCATCTGGCGGATGCCACCAAGGGCAACAGGCTGGGCCTGGCCATTTACTACCGGACCAGCAGGTTCACGGCGCTGGATACGCAGTCCTTCGCCTTGAAGAAGTCCATGCACGACAGGGTCCTTGCCCCGGCCCATGAGCGGCTGATCGGCACGCGGGTCATGGACAACGAGACCGAACACGAGCTGGTGATCGGCTCGTTCCACGCAGCACCCCTGACGGCGTCGAACTCATTGCGGCGAAAGCAGATCCACGCGGCCCACGCCGAACTGCTAAGCATGGGCAGGGGCCTGATGACGCTGATGGTGGGCGACTTCAACTATCCGTTCTTCACCAAGAACCTGGACTTGCACATGAAGAACTCCGGGTACGCCCTGTCCTTGAGCAACCGGCGCACCTACACCCGGTACAAGGTGTTCAAGGGCCATTTCGACTTCGCCACCTCCCTGGGCCTGGATATCGCCAGCGTGGAAACACTTCCGCGTGGCAATTCAGACCATCTGCCCATCCTGGTGACCGCCGAGTACGGCGAGGGCTACTAG
- a CDS encoding thioesterase family protein, producing the protein MTADLPELAEGNFYYQELGGGRFRSTIHAQGAWNVHEQHMAPASGLMADLLERHQPREDMRMARISYEILGLIPGGDFRIDTTTLRAGRTIELVQAELVAGGRTAIRATAWRMLTSDTGAIAAVEDAAIPGPDECKPYDGSAVWPGGYIRSLEMRVAEGHRPGAGKVWLRTGYPLTDRADSGDLARLMGMVDTANGIAARVPPGKDSYAFPNLDLQIHMYRRPQGEWLGLDNAVSFGADGIGLTSTVLHDRQGPFGRAEQILTLRRT; encoded by the coding sequence TTGACTGCAGACCTGCCCGAACTCGCCGAGGGCAACTTCTACTACCAGGAACTGGGCGGGGGCCGGTTCCGTTCAACCATCCATGCCCAGGGCGCCTGGAACGTCCATGAGCAGCACATGGCCCCGGCATCGGGCCTGATGGCAGACCTCCTGGAACGGCACCAGCCGCGCGAAGACATGCGGATGGCCCGGATCAGCTACGAGATCCTTGGGCTGATCCCCGGGGGCGACTTCCGGATCGACACCACCACCCTTCGGGCCGGCCGGACCATCGAACTGGTACAGGCCGAACTGGTTGCCGGCGGCCGCACAGCCATCCGCGCCACGGCGTGGCGCATGCTGACCAGCGATACCGGCGCGATAGCAGCGGTGGAGGACGCGGCAATACCAGGCCCGGACGAATGCAAGCCCTATGACGGCTCCGCCGTCTGGCCGGGAGGCTACATCCGTTCCCTTGAGATGCGGGTGGCCGAAGGGCACCGCCCCGGGGCCGGGAAGGTGTGGCTCCGCACCGGGTACCCCCTGACTGACCGCGCCGACAGCGGGGACCTGGCGCGACTGATGGGAATGGTGGACACCGCCAACGGCATCGCTGCCAGGGTCCCGCCGGGCAAGGACAGCTATGCCTTTCCCAACCTGGACCTGCAGATCCACATGTACCGCCGGCCGCAGGGGGAGTGGCTGGGGCTGGACAACGCGGTCTCCTTTGGCGCCGACGGCATCGGCCTCACGTCCACGGTGCTGCACGACCGGCAGGGCCCTTTCGGCCGGGCAGAACAGATCCTCACACTGCGCAGGACCTGA
- a CDS encoding PadR family transcriptional regulator → MRGSNPAGGFGGNNLDGMWQAVEELRSRFEKRAGTRAGKGEVRAAVLALLAERPMHGYQIIREIEERSGGSWKPSAGSVYPTLQLLADEGSIRAEESNSRKIYSLTDAGREEAADHHGSAPWDPAAPTSGTGIASLPKAGIDLAQAAAQVGRTGSPDQVQQAVAVLAEARRRLYAILAQD, encoded by the coding sequence ATGCGTGGTTCAAACCCTGCAGGCGGATTCGGCGGGAACAACCTGGACGGAATGTGGCAGGCGGTCGAGGAGCTTCGCTCCCGGTTCGAGAAACGGGCTGGAACCCGGGCCGGAAAAGGCGAGGTCCGGGCGGCGGTTCTTGCGCTGCTCGCAGAGCGGCCCATGCACGGCTACCAGATCATCCGCGAAATTGAGGAGCGCAGCGGCGGCAGCTGGAAGCCCAGCGCGGGCTCGGTCTACCCCACCTTGCAGCTGCTGGCCGATGAAGGGTCCATCAGAGCCGAGGAATCCAACAGCCGGAAAATCTACTCACTGACCGACGCCGGCCGCGAAGAGGCGGCGGACCACCACGGTTCCGCGCCGTGGGATCCGGCGGCACCCACCTCCGGAACCGGCATCGCATCCCTTCCGAAGGCGGGGATCGACCTGGCCCAGGCAGCAGCGCAGGTGGGCCGAACCGGTTCACCGGACCAGGTACAGCAGGCAGTGGCGGTGCTGGCCGAGGCCCGCCGGCGGCTCTACGCCATCCTCGCCCAGGACTGA
- a CDS encoding AarF/UbiB family protein, whose product MALTVRARADPAPPVREHRGRYRRILRFAAWHLATTWWFELLLPRVGLGRISARTRSNRMQNFARRFHDLAIDLGGLMIKVGQFLSSRLDVLPPEITKELEGLQDEVPPVAFPRIAALAAQELGAPVGQVFDTVDESAIAAASLGQAHRARLNPMDAEDTGLDAVVLKVQRPGIGAIVDVDLAALRKVAGWLSHVRLVSRRADMPALVEEFAAISLQEIDYLHEAVNAERFAADFAGDDRVAVPEVVWERTTRRVLTLEDVTAIKITDAGALRAAGIDPASVAPVFAAIMFDQLFTNGFFHADPHPGNIFVTPVREEPGWKLTFIDFGMMGEVTASTRSGLRKLLIAAAARDGKGLVAAINDVGVLMPSADSAGLERAMTQLFARFGGMGFAELREVDPREFRDFAVEFGDVVRSLPFQLPENFLLIIRAMSLTSGVCSALDERFNLWDSVEPYAAQLLRTERGNVVQDVALQALDAAGTAFRLPGRLDALAGRLEEGSLEVAVPRLERQAARLERAARRSGSALVFGALLIAGAIVRADDLVLGNVLMIASSVPLLHALWAGRRGR is encoded by the coding sequence GTGGCGTTGACCGTCCGGGCCCGGGCCGACCCGGCACCCCCTGTTCGCGAACACCGCGGCCGGTACCGGCGGATCCTTCGCTTCGCCGCCTGGCACCTCGCCACCACGTGGTGGTTCGAATTACTCCTGCCCAGGGTGGGGCTGGGCCGGATCTCCGCGCGGACGCGGTCCAACCGGATGCAGAACTTCGCACGCCGGTTCCACGACCTGGCCATCGACCTCGGCGGCCTGATGATCAAGGTGGGACAGTTCCTGTCGTCCCGGCTCGACGTCCTCCCCCCGGAAATCACCAAAGAACTCGAAGGGCTCCAGGACGAGGTCCCCCCGGTGGCCTTCCCGCGCATTGCCGCCCTGGCTGCACAGGAACTGGGGGCCCCCGTGGGCCAGGTCTTCGACACCGTGGACGAATCAGCGATTGCGGCCGCTTCCCTGGGCCAGGCCCACCGTGCCCGCCTGAACCCCATGGACGCCGAAGATACGGGACTCGACGCAGTGGTCCTGAAAGTGCAGCGTCCGGGCATCGGGGCGATCGTCGACGTCGACCTCGCCGCCCTGCGGAAGGTAGCCGGCTGGCTTAGCCATGTCCGGCTTGTCTCCCGTCGCGCGGACATGCCGGCGCTGGTGGAGGAATTTGCGGCAATCAGCCTGCAGGAGATCGACTACCTGCACGAGGCCGTCAACGCCGAACGCTTCGCCGCAGACTTTGCCGGCGATGACAGGGTGGCGGTACCGGAGGTGGTCTGGGAGCGGACCACGCGCCGTGTGCTCACCCTCGAGGACGTTACGGCCATCAAAATCACTGATGCGGGCGCGCTCCGGGCCGCCGGCATCGATCCCGCCTCGGTTGCCCCGGTCTTTGCGGCCATCATGTTCGACCAACTGTTCACCAACGGTTTCTTCCATGCGGACCCGCATCCGGGAAACATCTTCGTCACCCCGGTCCGTGAGGAGCCCGGCTGGAAGCTGACATTCATCGATTTCGGCATGATGGGCGAGGTCACGGCCTCCACGCGCAGCGGTTTGCGAAAGCTCCTGATCGCCGCAGCCGCCCGCGACGGCAAGGGACTTGTGGCGGCGATCAACGACGTCGGCGTCCTGATGCCGTCTGCGGACAGCGCGGGACTGGAGCGGGCGATGACACAGCTTTTTGCCCGCTTCGGCGGCATGGGCTTTGCCGAACTCCGCGAGGTGGACCCCCGCGAGTTCCGCGACTTTGCAGTGGAGTTCGGTGACGTTGTCCGGTCGCTGCCATTCCAGCTGCCGGAGAATTTCCTGTTGATCATCCGCGCCATGTCCCTGACGTCGGGGGTGTGCAGCGCCCTTGATGAACGCTTCAACCTCTGGGACTCCGTGGAACCCTACGCAGCGCAGCTGCTGCGGACCGAGCGCGGCAATGTGGTCCAGGACGTGGCCCTGCAGGCCCTCGATGCCGCCGGCACCGCCTTCCGCCTGCCCGGCAGGCTGGACGCCCTGGCCGGCCGGCTGGAGGAGGGGTCGCTGGAGGTCGCCGTCCCGCGGCTCGAACGGCAGGCAGCCCGGCTGGAAAGGGCTGCCCGGCGCTCTGGCTCGGCCCTGGTCTTCGGTGCGCTGCTGATCGCGGGCGCCATCGTCCGCGCCGACGACCTGGTCTTGGGCAACGTCCTGATGATCGCCTCATCCGTTCCGCTGCTGCACGCCCTCTGGGCGGGGCGCCGGGGCCGTTAA
- a CDS encoding lipoate--protein ligase family protein, with the protein MHHTGTQTRPLTVVRQDVSLGAERDLDFGLELLARARAGSLGPTLRLYRPAPTVAFGQRDTRLPGFEAAARACLDNGFEPLVRRAGGRAAAYHQGTLVVDHIEPDADAVAGSKARFGYFGELFAQALQNVGVQAAVGEIPGEYCPGEFSVHGTDAADSSRRVKLVGTAQRVVSGGWLFSSVIVVEDSAPIRKVLTDSYAALGLDWNPATAGAANDLVPGLDVAAVERALLETYAGHATLETASFSSLGA; encoded by the coding sequence ATGCACCATACCGGCACCCAGACCCGCCCGCTGACCGTGGTGCGGCAGGACGTATCCCTCGGCGCGGAACGGGACCTCGACTTCGGCCTGGAGTTGCTGGCCAGGGCCAGGGCCGGCAGCCTCGGCCCCACCCTTCGCCTGTACCGGCCCGCCCCCACCGTCGCCTTCGGGCAGCGTGACACCCGGCTGCCCGGATTCGAGGCGGCCGCCCGGGCCTGCCTGGACAACGGCTTCGAACCCTTGGTCCGGAGGGCAGGGGGACGCGCTGCCGCCTATCACCAGGGCACCCTGGTGGTGGACCACATCGAACCGGACGCCGACGCCGTTGCCGGGTCCAAAGCCCGGTTCGGCTACTTCGGTGAACTCTTTGCACAAGCCCTGCAGAACGTCGGGGTCCAGGCTGCGGTGGGGGAAATCCCCGGCGAATACTGCCCCGGCGAGTTCAGTGTCCACGGAACCGATGCGGCGGACAGCTCCCGCCGGGTGAAACTGGTGGGCACCGCCCAGCGGGTGGTTTCCGGTGGCTGGCTCTTCAGCTCAGTGATTGTGGTGGAGGATTCCGCCCCGATCCGCAAGGTACTCACGGACAGCTACGCCGCCCTCGGCCTCGACTGGAACCCGGCCACGGCCGGAGCGGCCAACGATCTGGTGCCCGGGCTGGATGTGGCGGCCGTGGAGCGGGCCCTCCTGGAAACGTATGCGGGCCACGCCACCCTGGAAACTGCTTCCTTCAGCAGCCTGGGGGCGTGA
- a CDS encoding mycoredoxin — translation MDFTPESGTITMFSTTWCGYCNRLKKQLDAKGIGYTEINIEEVDGTAELVEQLNGGNRTVPTVLFPDGSAATNPSAAEVQSRLAA, via the coding sequence GTGGACTTCACTCCCGAATCCGGCACCATCACCATGTTTTCCACCACCTGGTGCGGCTATTGCAACCGGCTGAAGAAGCAGCTGGACGCGAAGGGCATCGGCTACACGGAAATCAACATCGAAGAAGTTGACGGCACTGCCGAACTCGTGGAGCAGCTGAACGGCGGCAACCGTACCGTGCCTACGGTCCTGTTTCCGGACGGCTCCGCTGCCACCAACCCGTCGGCCGCCGAGGTCCAGAGCAGGCTCGCTGCCTAA
- a CDS encoding SOS response-associated peptidase → MARAVGDLLAEFDAELEDEVSIPPSWNVAPTDAVPIVLERLVDDDSAGARQVRQLHVARWGLVPSWAKDPGIGSRMINARSESVLEKPAFRKAVQSRRCAVPADGYYEWKQGPGKSKQPYYVHPGKDHGLVFAGLYEWWKDPSIPEGEPGRWLLSTSILTADTPPPGTESTIFGKLTELHDRVPLPMDKATMEAWLDPQADDAAALVDLVRSGVKDAAADWHVESVGKEVGNVRNNGPDLIRPVEALF, encoded by the coding sequence ATGGCACGCGCCGTGGGGGACCTCCTGGCCGAGTTCGACGCCGAGCTGGAGGATGAGGTGAGCATTCCGCCGTCGTGGAATGTTGCGCCCACCGACGCCGTCCCCATCGTCCTGGAGAGGCTGGTGGATGATGACTCTGCAGGAGCCAGGCAGGTGCGCCAGTTGCATGTGGCCCGGTGGGGCCTGGTCCCTTCCTGGGCCAAGGATCCCGGAATCGGGTCGCGGATGATCAATGCCCGGAGCGAATCCGTGCTGGAGAAGCCGGCGTTCAGGAAGGCAGTGCAGTCGCGGCGCTGTGCCGTCCCCGCCGACGGCTATTACGAATGGAAGCAAGGCCCCGGCAAGTCCAAGCAGCCCTACTATGTGCACCCAGGGAAGGACCATGGGCTGGTTTTCGCCGGCCTGTATGAGTGGTGGAAGGACCCGTCGATTCCTGAAGGGGAACCGGGACGCTGGCTGCTGTCGACCTCCATCCTCACGGCTGACACACCACCGCCCGGGACTGAATCAACGATCTTCGGAAAGCTGACCGAGCTGCACGACCGCGTGCCGCTGCCCATGGACAAGGCCACCATGGAAGCGTGGCTGGACCCGCAGGCTGACGACGCCGCTGCCCTTGTGGACCTGGTGCGGTCCGGGGTCAAAGATGCTGCCGCCGACTGGCACGTGGAGTCCGTGGGCAAGGAAGTGGGCAACGTCCGCAACAACGGACCGGACTTGATCCGGCCGGTGGAGGCCCTGTTCTAG